aagcaggggaagggcagagggagaaaacagactctctgctgagcacagagtcccactcaaggctcaatcccaggaccctgagctgaagggagatggcTAACCGGctgggtcacccaggtgtccatgaGCTCTCCTGAGGTCATGAGCCCTGCCAAAAGAATTTACTAGTTGTTTCAACTAAAACCTGAGATAGACCCCTGATCTGCCTTTTCTTATaacatttaatttagaaaatttacaaTAGTaaatcctttctctgtctctttgagCAGTATCTTCTATAATCAGGAATGTCTCTTTTCTCAAGGACATGAGAACCATCCCTTTGAAATTAAATCATCAAGAAAGATAGGACCCCTGCCACCTAGTCTCTGTGAGAATTTAAAAGCCTAATTTGAACAAACTCCATTAATCAAATACAAGTGGCCTAATCACAGTGGCCACACTCTCCCTCCCCACATCCTTAGATACTTTCCTTTAGCACACTTCAACATTTCAAAAGCCTTTTGTTTCAGAGGAGATGAACTCAGCTGTATACTGAGGTCTTTCCTCTATGGTAGcttctgaaaaaaatctgtgatgaCCTTGCTAATTGTATGGGAAGCCAAAAGGGTTTTAGAGCATtatacaaaaacagaaatgttggCAGTTTTTACTGATGGGGACataaatgagatgaaatgaaGGAAATGTGTCAGACTTTTGAGAGGCTATGGGACTGGCCAATAGTCCCATTTTAAGCTACAAAAATGCATTAGCCTTCAAGAAAAAGGAGGAATGACCCCAGTGGTGGTTCAGAATTCAGCAGGGCTGCCAAGACTACCCTGGACCCAGAGAACCAAAGGCTTGGGAGACAAGGCTGTTTCCTCTTTGGGTTCAAAGGATGGAGCCACAGCTTTGATTCCAATGGAACAGACTGCCAATACCCAGGTGGAAGGGACAAGGCCAAAACTCAGATGGTCTAAAAATGCAAGGATGCTACCCTGGAAGACCTAGAGGACAGAACATAAAGCAAAAGAGAATTATTCTCAAAACTTTAAGTGTAATGGGATTTGTCCTGCTAAGTTCTCAATTTACTTGGTACCTGTGATcctttacttctctctctttaaaaaaaaaaaaaaataattatttaaattcagttagtcaacatatagtacatcattagtttcagatgtaatgttcaataatttatcagttctgTATAATATCCAGGGCTTATCACAtgacatgccttccttaatgcccatcacccaactacTTTTCAGTTTATCTTACTTGGAATGGAGCTCTCTATCCTATAGCTGCCCCACTACTGTATTTTTGAAGCTGATAACATATTGGCTGCTTTCACAGGTGCACTGTGAAACTTTGGGGTGGATTCAGACacccaagaaacagaaaaatttcttGCTCTGATCCAATCATGGGATTTCCTATTCTGGGACACATTGTGGAAACAGGTGCAATCCTGGATGTATGTGAAAGCTAATATGTAGCCAAGATAGTACTATCTTGGagtataaataataaagtttgaaTTAAAGCTTTTAATTTCCTGTCCACGTGAATTTCACGAAATCAGTTTCTCAGAGCCTCACTATCTTCAACTGAAAAAAATAGGCAGGAATGTTTTATATAAAGTCAGGGTattatgaaaatcaaataaaataatatgccTGAAAATGCCTGGAAGCACATGTTGCACATATAAGAGGTTCAAAAACTATGTTTATGGCTGTAAAAACTTTTCATTAATTCTGAGGTACCTTCCAAGTATTAGCTCATTATTATTCATTAAGCATTTGACATTTATGGACTTTGTTTCTTGATTCACCTGAGGATACAAATGTAGGAAACAAGAATTGTTGTGATTTGTGGATAAGACTTGAGTTAATGAATGGgcatgagaaaggatgaaaactCTATTCTATGATCTGAGTTTTGAGGTCATGTTAGGAAAGTAAGTTGGACTATTTGTCACTTAGCACAACCAAAACAATAAATTCTTCCTTAAtcctatattattttttctttagcatttttgAGCATCTGTGATATGTCTGCCTTTGTAGTACACAATTGAAGACAATTATATCACATCTGGGTGGAGTGTTACTGAGATCTTCCAAAGTAATTCCCCTTTCTACAAATGTGGCCTCAGTTGcatattcattcaataattatttattgcaGATTTACTCACCATCAGAAAATATGCTACACATTAGggacacagaaacaaaataaatatgatttgCCTTTCTTTGAAAGCACACTTTattcagaaagtaaaaagaaaagaacaaaattatatcTGTGattgcaaataataataaacaaagataaactagttataaaagaaaattcaaaaagaaggTCATGTTTTGGACTGAGGGTTTAGGGAAGTATTTTAGAGTGAAATTAAGTCAGAACATAACTGAAAAttgaatacaaataaatatatgaaattgggatcaagaatattctaaaattgagGGTCAGATGTGATAACTTATAAAAAGCAGAGTGCTCTGTAAATTCTACAAACATGCAGAAGTCCAAAATGGTTGGAGTTTAATGACTGTTTGATGACGTTGGAGAAGTACAGAAGACCCAGTCAATGTATGGTCTTATAGTATAACTTCATTGCTTTAATTCtattctcaaagaaaaagaaacttcatatTTAAAAGAGTCATCATCACAttatccaatttttattttaaagacataacTCTTGCCTTGCATAAAGAATCAATTAGAAATTAGCAAAAGTAGATGTTTAGGAACTTGTGAGGTTATTGCAGTATTTCATTAAAGTGATATCAATGACTTATACTgagatgactaaaataaaaatagtgggaGAAAGAGATAACTAGGTTGTAATTTGAGTTTAGACCTGAAAGAAATTAATACAGATGGATTTCATTTGAGGGATGAGGAATCCACTTCTATATATCCTTTGGATCCTTTGGAAGGATATACATGATCATTTTTCtgtattagaatttttttgttgtttttatcataGATCACATTATAAGACATCTATTTTCATCCTGGTCATAGATTTTCCTAGATGCCTTAAGGGGGAGACCTCAAGATATGCACTTTCTGCTATTTATATCCATGGCCAGTATTACTtgtgaatgaaataaatcttacataataaaaaaagtgaTACTGATTCATCTTCATGTCAAATATTAGGTTCTCTGCAACTTATCTTAGAAATCTTTCCTCAAACAACTGGCCACTATGTTTCCTATTACACATCACTGTTGTGTCTGCTTCTGACACAATTTTGCTAGAACTCTCACTCTAATTTGCCTGGTTTTTATGCAGTACACAATGGGATTCATCATTGGAGGCACAAGTAAAAGAATATTTGCCATGAAGAGAGGTGAGACATGTCTGACAAAGCAATGGACAATGGCCAAGTTGATGATGGGAAGATAGAAGATGATCACTGCACAGATGTGTGAAACACAAGTATTGAGGGCCTTGAGTTGCTCCTTTTGGGATGCAATTCCCAGCACAGTCTTGAGGATCAGGACATAAGACACAGCAATGAGCATAAAGTCTACCATAAGGCAGAGTGCTCATAAAAAGCCATAGATGACATCAATTCGGTTGTCAGAGCAGGCTAACTTCATGACATCCTGGTGGAGACAGTAGGAATGGGATAATTGGCTTTTACTACAATATTTCAATCTTCTGAGAGTGAAGAGGAAGGGCAGCACTAGAAGGACACTCTTAAGGAATAATACTATTCCTATTTTTGCAACTCTGACAGGAGTCAGAATGGAACTGTATC
This DNA window, taken from Lutra lutra chromosome 10, mLutLut1.2, whole genome shotgun sequence, encodes the following:
- the LOC125079727 gene encoding LOW QUALITY PROTEIN: olfactory receptor 51A4-like (The sequence of the model RefSeq protein was modified relative to this genomic sequence to represent the inferred CDS: substituted 1 base at 1 genomic stop codon) — encoded protein: MSIINKLNVEITTFFLVGMPGLEYAHIWISIPICSMYLFAILGNCTILFVIKTEPSLHEPMYYFLSMLAMSDMGLSFSSLPTMGRIFLFNVPEVSANACFAQEFFIHGFTAVESSVLLIMSFDRLLAIHSPLRYSSILTPVRVAKIGIVLFLKSVLLVLPFLFTLRRLKYCSKSQLSHSYCLHQDVMKLACSDNRIDVIYGFLXALCLMVDFMLIAVSYVLILKTVLGIASQKEQLKALNTCVSHICAVIIFYLPIINLAIVHCFVRHVSPLFMANILLLVPPMMNPIVYCIKTRQIRVRVLAKLCQKQTQQ